The following coding sequences are from one Neurospora crassa OR74A linkage group I, whole genome shotgun sequence window:
- the ad-9 gene encoding phosphoribosylglycinamide formyltransferase, translating to MSSPAECRILVFASGNGSNFQALVDALAAGNIPNARITRLIVNRGKAYATTRAEKAGIPWEYYNLISHGFQERGETDPEKLQEARNKYDAALAEKVLALDEKTERPHLIVLAGWMYIFGKHFLAPIAERGIKVINLHPALPGKYDGTHAIDRAYADFQAGKLENNKTGIMVHYVIEAVDQGAPVLVREIECREGESLEQLEERIHSHEHSLIVEATAKIAGEIIASQQAQK from the exons ATGTCCTCCCCCGCAGAGTGCcgcatcctcgtcttcgccTCCGGCAACGGCTCCAACTTCCAGGCGCTCGTCGACGCCCTGGCCGCCGGCAACATCCCCAACGCGCGCATCACCCGCCTGATCGTGAACAGGGGCAAGGCGTACGCGACGACGCGCGCCGAGAAGGCCGGGATCCCTTGGGAGTACTACAACCTGATCTCGCACGGCTTCCAGGAGCGCGGTGAGACGGACCCGGAGAAGTTGCAGGAGGCGCGCAACAAGTACGATGCTGCCCTGGCCGAGAAGGTGCTCGCGCTGGATGAGAAGACGGAAAGGCCGCATCTGATTGTACTCGCCGGGTGGATGTATATCTTTGGCAAGCACTTTTTGGCGCCCATCGCGGAAAGGGGGATCAAGGTCATTAACTTGCATCCGGCGCTTCCTG GCAAATATGACGGTACACACGCCATTGACAGGGCGTACGCCGACTTCCAGGCTGGAAAGCTGGAGAACAACAAGACCGGCATCATGGTGCACTATGTAATCGAGGCCGTTGACCAGGGTGCGCCCGTCCTTGTGCGCGAGATCGAGTGCCGTGAGGGTGAGAGCCTGGAGCAGCTAGAGGAGAGGATACACTCCCATGAGCATTCTCTCATTGTTGAAGCCACCGCCAAGATTGCCGGCGAGATCATCGCCTCTCAGCAGGCGCAAAAATGA